The Macaca fascicularis isolate 582-1 chromosome 11, T2T-MFA8v1.1 genome includes a region encoding these proteins:
- the RAN gene encoding GTP-binding nuclear protein Ran isoform X1 has translation MAAQGEPQVQFKLVLVGDGGTGKTTFVKRHLTGEFEKKYVATLGVEVHPLVFHTNRGPIKFNVWDTAGQEKFGGLRDGYYIQAQCAIIMFDVTSRVTYKNVPNWHRDLVRVCENIPIVLCGNKVDIKDRKVKAKSIVFHRKKNLQYYDISAKSNYNFEKPFLWLARKLIGDPNLEFVAMPALAPPEVVMDPALAAQYEHDLEVAQTTALPDEDDDL, from the exons ATGGCTGCGCAGGGAGAGCCCCAGGTCCAGTTCAAA CTTGTATTGGTTGGTGATGGTGGTACTGGAAAAACGACCTTCGTGAAGCGTCATTTGACTGGTGAATTTGAGAAGAAGTATGTAG CCACCTTGGGTGTTGAGGTTCATCCCCTAGTGTTCCACACCAACAGAGGACCTATTAAATTCAATGTATGGGACACAGCCGGCCAGGAGAAATTCGGCGGACTGAGAGATGGCTATTATATCCAAG CCCAGTGTGCCATCATCATGTTTGACGTAACATCGAGAGTTACTTACAAGAACGTGCCTAACTGGCATAGAGATCTGGTGCGAGTGTGTGAAAACATCCCCATTGTGTTGTGTGGTAACAAAGTGGACATTAAGGACAGGAAAGTGAAGGCGAAATCCATTGTCTTCCACCGAAAGAAGAATCTTCAG taCTATGACATTTCTGCCAAAAGTAACTACAACTTTGAAAAGCCCTTCCTCTGGCTCGCTAGGAAGCTCATTGGAGACCCTAACTTGGAATTTGTTGCCATGCCTGCTCTTGCCCCACCGGAAGTTGTCATGGACCCAGCTTTGGCAGCGCAGTATGAGCACGACTTAGAG GTTGCTCAGACAACTGCTCTCCCGGATGAGGATGATGACCTGTGA
- the RAN gene encoding GTP-binding nuclear protein Ran isoform X2 has product MFDVTSRVTYKNVPNWHRDLVRVCENIPIVLCGNKVDIKDRKVKAKSIVFHRKKNLQYYDISAKSNYNFEKPFLWLARKLIGDPNLEFVAMPALAPPEVVMDPALAAQYEHDLEVAQTTALPDEDDDL; this is encoded by the exons ATGTTTGACGTAACATCGAGAGTTACTTACAAGAACGTGCCTAACTGGCATAGAGATCTGGTGCGAGTGTGTGAAAACATCCCCATTGTGTTGTGTGGTAACAAAGTGGACATTAAGGACAGGAAAGTGAAGGCGAAATCCATTGTCTTCCACCGAAAGAAGAATCTTCAG taCTATGACATTTCTGCCAAAAGTAACTACAACTTTGAAAAGCCCTTCCTCTGGCTCGCTAGGAAGCTCATTGGAGACCCTAACTTGGAATTTGTTGCCATGCCTGCTCTTGCCCCACCGGAAGTTGTCATGGACCCAGCTTTGGCAGCGCAGTATGAGCACGACTTAGAG GTTGCTCAGACAACTGCTCTCCCGGATGAGGATGATGACCTGTGA